One Azotosporobacter soli genomic region harbors:
- the tpiA gene encoding triose-phosphate isomerase produces the protein MRRPIIAGNWKMHKTSSEGVTLVQELAKLTADAKNVDIVVCPPFTTLVAVANALNNTNIHMGAQNMHFEKKGAFTGEVTAEMLRDVCCEYVLVGHSERRQYFAETDETVNKKVKAALDGKLIPIMCCGESLEERQGGTTEAVVGAQVKAGLAGLSNEEVEKVVIAYEPIWAIGTGLTASADQANDVCAFVRRTVAAQFSQAVADKVRIQYGGSVKADNIAELMGKSDIDGALVGGASLDAEGFSKIVKF, from the coding sequence ATGCGTAGACCGATTATTGCAGGTAACTGGAAAATGCACAAAACCAGCAGCGAAGGCGTGACTTTGGTACAGGAATTAGCCAAGCTGACTGCCGATGCAAAAAACGTGGATATCGTAGTTTGCCCTCCGTTCACCACGCTGGTCGCAGTGGCCAATGCGCTGAACAACACGAACATTCACATGGGTGCACAAAACATGCATTTCGAGAAAAAAGGCGCTTTCACCGGCGAAGTAACCGCTGAAATGCTGCGCGACGTTTGCTGCGAATATGTCTTGGTCGGCCACTCCGAGCGTCGCCAGTACTTCGCGGAAACCGACGAAACCGTTAACAAGAAAGTCAAAGCGGCTCTCGACGGCAAACTGATCCCGATCATGTGCTGCGGCGAAAGCCTCGAAGAACGTCAAGGCGGCACCACCGAAGCCGTTGTCGGCGCTCAGGTCAAAGCGGGCCTTGCTGGCCTGTCCAACGAAGAAGTGGAAAAAGTCGTCATCGCTTACGAGCCGATCTGGGCGATCGGTACCGGCCTGACTGCCTCGGCTGACCAGGCAAACGACGTTTGCGCGTTTGTGCGTCGCACCGTGGCTGCTCAGTTTAGCCAAGCGGTAGCGGACAAAGTCCGTATCCAATACGGCGGCAGCGTAAAAGCCGACAATATTGCCGAGCTGATGGGCAAAAGCGATATCGACGGCGCATTGGTCGGCGGCGCAAGCCTTGACGCTGAAGGTTTCAGCAAGATTGTAAAGTTTTAG
- the eno gene encoding phosphopyruvate hydratase: MFITDVIAREIMDSRGNPTVEVDVMLEDGTLGRAAVPSGASTGIFEAVELRDGDKSRYLGKGVLKAVENVNEIIAAEVVGMNVYDQVGVDKAMIELDGTPNKGKLGANAILGVSMAVAKAAAISLGLPLYQYLGGFNAKQLPVPMMNILNGGAHADNNVDIQEFMIMPVGAESFAEALRMCAEIYHTLKSVLKGRGLNTAIGDEGGFAPNLASNEQALEVIMEAITKAGYKPGEQIGLALDVASSEIYKDGKYNLAGEGVIKTGAEMVEFYAHLVDKYPIISIEDGMAEDDWEGWALLTEKLGKKIQLVGDDLFVTNTERLSRGIESGTANSILIKVNQIGTLTETFDSIEMAKRAGYTCVISHRSGETEDATIADIAVAVNAGQIKTGAPTRTDRVAKYNQLLRIEEELSIIGQYQGRKVFYNVK, translated from the coding sequence ATGTTTATTACTGATGTTATTGCAAGAGAGATCATGGATTCCCGCGGCAACCCCACGGTAGAAGTCGACGTTATGCTCGAAGACGGCACGTTGGGCCGTGCGGCTGTTCCGTCCGGCGCTTCGACTGGTATCTTCGAAGCGGTCGAACTGCGTGACGGCGACAAAAGCCGTTACCTCGGCAAAGGCGTTCTGAAAGCTGTTGAAAACGTGAACGAAATCATCGCAGCGGAAGTTGTCGGCATGAACGTATACGACCAAGTCGGCGTCGATAAAGCGATGATCGAACTCGACGGCACGCCGAACAAAGGCAAGCTCGGCGCCAACGCAATCCTCGGCGTTTCGATGGCTGTCGCCAAAGCGGCTGCTATCTCGCTCGGTCTGCCGCTCTATCAATACCTGGGCGGCTTCAATGCGAAACAACTGCCGGTTCCGATGATGAACATCCTCAACGGCGGCGCACATGCCGACAACAACGTTGACATCCAAGAATTCATGATCATGCCGGTTGGCGCAGAAAGCTTTGCAGAAGCGCTGCGCATGTGCGCTGAAATCTATCATACGCTGAAAAGCGTCCTCAAAGGCCGCGGTCTGAACACCGCGATCGGCGACGAAGGCGGCTTCGCTCCGAACTTGGCTTCCAACGAACAAGCTCTGGAAGTCATCATGGAAGCGATCACCAAAGCCGGTTACAAACCTGGCGAGCAAATCGGCCTGGCGCTTGACGTAGCTTCTTCCGAAATTTATAAAGACGGCAAGTACAACCTGGCTGGCGAAGGCGTTATCAAGACCGGCGCAGAAATGGTTGAATTCTATGCGCATCTGGTTGACAAATATCCGATCATCTCGATCGAAGACGGCATGGCTGAAGACGACTGGGAAGGTTGGGCGCTGCTCACCGAAAAACTGGGCAAGAAAATCCAACTGGTCGGCGACGATCTGTTCGTTACCAACACCGAGCGTCTGAGCCGCGGCATCGAGTCCGGCACGGCTAACTCGATCCTGATCAAAGTAAATCAAATCGGCACATTGACCGAAACCTTCGATTCGATCGAAATGGCGAAACGCGCCGGTTATACCTGCGTTATCTCGCATCGTTCCGGCGAAACCGAAGATGCTACGATTGCCGACATCGCTGTCGCAGTCAATGCCGGTCAAATCAAAACCGGTGCGCCGACTCGTACCGACCGCGTAGCGAAGTACAACCAACTGCTGCGCATCGAGGAAGAACTGAGCATCATCGGCCAATACCAAGGCCGCAAAGTATTCTACAACGTAAAATAA
- the gpmI gene encoding 2,3-bisphosphoglycerate-independent phosphoglycerate mutase, with protein sequence MAKLQAPIALLILDGWGIGDQQDAYNAIAQTATPHMDLLMEMYPHTTLQCSGEAVGLPEGQMGNSEVGHLNIGAGRVVYQELTRITKAIRDGQFFTNPVLCDVVEKTKAAGGALHLMGLLSDGGVHSHIDHVYALLALAKEKGLREVYVHAFLDGRDVPPSSGIDYVAALEAKLAEMGIGKIATVSGRYYAMDRDKRWERVEKAYQALVLRQGETAASAKQAVEQSYAKGETDEFVLPTVIGNGKEGAIKEKDGVVFFNFRPDRARELTQVFVDPEFNGFARRYFPLQFATLTQYEENLAVEVAYKPQYLKNTLGEVFADAGLKQLRIAETEKYAHVTFFFNGGDEKPSAGEERLLVPSPKVATYDLKPEMSAVEVTDRLLEQIKAGTHDLIILNYANGDMVGHTGILDAAKTAIRTVDNCVGRVVEAIRAKGGVVCITADHGNADIMLDHVSGEPFTAHTTNVVPFVLVSEKYKGVKLRSGILADIAPTILEMAGLKTPQEMDGVSLIEK encoded by the coding sequence GTGGCTAAATTGCAGGCACCGATTGCATTGTTGATTTTAGATGGCTGGGGGATTGGCGATCAGCAAGACGCATATAATGCGATTGCGCAGACCGCGACCCCGCATATGGATCTGCTCATGGAGATGTATCCCCATACGACGCTGCAGTGTTCCGGCGAAGCCGTAGGCTTGCCGGAGGGGCAAATGGGAAACTCCGAAGTGGGACATCTCAATATTGGCGCAGGCCGTGTGGTCTATCAGGAATTGACGCGCATTACCAAAGCGATTCGCGACGGCCAGTTTTTCACCAATCCTGTGCTGTGCGATGTGGTCGAGAAGACCAAAGCCGCGGGCGGCGCTCTGCACTTAATGGGCCTGCTGTCTGACGGCGGCGTCCACAGTCACATCGATCATGTCTATGCGCTCTTGGCGTTGGCCAAAGAGAAGGGGCTGCGCGAAGTATATGTGCATGCATTCCTGGATGGCCGTGATGTGCCGCCTTCAAGCGGCATTGACTATGTTGCCGCATTGGAAGCTAAGCTGGCGGAAATGGGCATCGGCAAAATTGCAACCGTATCCGGCCGTTACTATGCTATGGACCGCGACAAGCGGTGGGAACGGGTGGAAAAAGCGTATCAGGCTTTGGTGCTGCGGCAGGGGGAAACAGCCGCCAGCGCAAAGCAGGCCGTAGAGCAGTCCTATGCCAAAGGAGAAACTGACGAGTTTGTCCTGCCGACCGTAATCGGCAACGGCAAGGAAGGCGCCATCAAGGAAAAGGATGGGGTTGTCTTCTTTAACTTCCGCCCTGACCGGGCGAGAGAACTGACGCAGGTGTTTGTCGATCCGGAGTTTAACGGCTTTGCTCGCCGCTATTTCCCGCTCCAGTTCGCGACGCTGACGCAGTATGAAGAAAATCTTGCGGTTGAAGTCGCTTACAAGCCTCAATACCTGAAGAACACGCTGGGCGAAGTGTTTGCCGATGCCGGTTTGAAACAACTGCGCATCGCCGAAACGGAAAAATACGCGCATGTGACGTTCTTCTTCAATGGCGGCGATGAAAAGCCGAGTGCAGGCGAAGAACGGCTGTTGGTACCGTCGCCGAAGGTTGCAACCTATGATCTGAAACCGGAAATGAGCGCGGTGGAAGTCACCGACCGTTTGCTGGAACAGATCAAAGCCGGTACGCATGATCTGATCATTCTTAACTATGCCAATGGCGATATGGTCGGACATACCGGCATTCTCGATGCGGCAAAGACTGCGATCCGCACGGTCGATAACTGTGTGGGCCGCGTGGTCGAAGCGATTCGCGCCAAGGGCGGCGTCGTTTGTATCACGGCGGATCACGGCAATGCCGACATCATGCTCGATCATGTCTCGGGTGAACCGTTTACCGCGCATACCACCAATGTGGTGCCGTTCGTGCTGGTTTCGGAAAAATACAAAGGCGTCAAGCTGCGCTCCGGCATTCTGGCGGATATTGCGCCGACCATTCTCGAAATGGCCGGTCTGAAAACGCCGCAGGAAATGGATGGCGTCAGCCTGATCGAAAAATAA
- a CDS encoding phosphoglycerate kinase: MEKKSLKDIVVMGKKVLVRVDYNVPMDKAGNITEDTRIRATLPTLEFLLAQNAAVILASHLGRPKGAVVPEFSLKPVAERLAKLLGREVLFANDCVGPEAEEKAKALKGGQILLLENLRFHKEEEKNDPEFSRQLSVLADVLVNDAFGVSHRAHASVEGITKFIPAVAGFLMEKEILFVGNTVANPVAPFVAIIGGAKVSDKIGVIENLLSKVNTLIIGGGMANTFLAAQGYQTGKSLVEADKLELAKSLIEMAKKRGVNLLLPVDVVIAEKFAADAAHKAVAIDAIDPEWMALDIGPKTAEIYAKALEGSKTVVWNGPMGVFEMDAFANGTETVAKAVAASSATSIVGGGDSIAALEKVGLAAKITHISTGGGASLEYLEGKILPGIAALADK, encoded by the coding sequence ATGGAGAAGAAAAGTCTTAAGGATATCGTGGTCATGGGCAAGAAGGTCCTCGTCCGGGTAGACTATAACGTCCCCATGGACAAGGCCGGCAATATCACCGAAGATACCCGTATTCGCGCAACGCTGCCCACTTTGGAATTCTTGCTTGCGCAAAATGCAGCGGTCATTCTGGCCAGTCATCTGGGCCGTCCGAAAGGTGCGGTCGTCCCTGAGTTTTCGCTGAAACCGGTAGCGGAGCGTCTGGCAAAGCTGCTCGGACGCGAAGTCTTATTCGCCAATGATTGCGTAGGCCCGGAAGCGGAAGAAAAGGCCAAAGCCCTCAAAGGCGGCCAGATCCTGCTGTTAGAAAACCTGCGTTTTCATAAGGAAGAAGAAAAGAACGATCCGGAATTCTCCCGTCAATTATCTGTATTGGCCGATGTGCTGGTCAATGACGCATTTGGCGTTTCGCACCGGGCGCATGCTTCGGTCGAAGGGATCACAAAATTCATTCCGGCTGTGGCCGGCTTCCTGATGGAAAAAGAAATCCTGTTCGTCGGCAATACCGTTGCCAACCCGGTCGCTCCGTTTGTTGCGATCATTGGCGGCGCTAAAGTATCGGACAAGATCGGCGTCATCGAAAATCTGCTCTCGAAAGTCAACACGCTGATTATCGGCGGCGGCATGGCCAATACGTTCCTGGCCGCACAAGGCTATCAGACCGGCAAGTCCTTAGTGGAAGCGGACAAGCTCGAGCTGGCTAAGAGCCTGATTGAAATGGCCAAGAAACGCGGCGTCAACCTGCTCTTGCCGGTAGACGTGGTCATCGCGGAGAAATTCGCGGCGGATGCGGCTCATAAAGCGGTGGCGATCGATGCGATTGATCCCGAGTGGATGGCGCTCGATATCGGACCGAAGACTGCTGAGATTTACGCGAAAGCGCTCGAAGGTTCGAAGACGGTTGTCTGGAACGGACCGATGGGCGTATTTGAAATGGACGCGTTTGCTAACGGCACCGAAACCGTTGCCAAAGCGGTTGCTGCGTCGAGCGCGACCAGCATCGTCGGCGGCGGCGATTCGATCGCAGCCTTGGAAAAAGTGGGCCTTGCAGCCAAGATCACTCACATCTCCACCGGCGGCGGCGCATCGCTCGAATATCTCGAAGGCAAAATTCTGCCGGGCATCGCGGCTTTGGCTGACAAGTAA